In one window of Eggerthella guodeyinii DNA:
- a CDS encoding SDR family NAD(P)-dependent oxidoreductase, whose product MAETALVTGATSGIGESLCLLFASDGYDLVTVARDEEALEKQAKDLRVLGIDVLPVACDLSDPDAARTIFKRVQEAGKDIEFLVNDAGYSPAGQFSELSIADIRSMIQVSATSLAELTSVFLHPMLERGHGRILNMSSMVAKTPCPYNALYGAAKAFVLSFSTALSRELKHTGVSVTTACPGATRTNFSKNAGIEGAPAWKYFSMDADETAVRVYRALMRGERCAVTGWYNKVGAISVRFMPMGAQLLAGEWLMGVRKHPLDHEGTEEGAPQGRRHHDHGHRHDHEHGRDHERGHGHNRDHHHCHGDRQRERDGRDGGTGGPSCRISWDRW is encoded by the coding sequence ATGGCAGAAACCGCACTGGTCACCGGCGCGACGAGCGGCATCGGAGAATCCCTCTGCCTGCTGTTCGCCAGCGACGGCTACGATTTGGTCACCGTCGCCCGCGACGAGGAAGCACTGGAAAAGCAGGCGAAGGACCTGCGCGTACTCGGCATCGACGTGCTTCCCGTCGCGTGCGACCTCTCAGACCCCGACGCCGCGCGCACCATCTTCAAGCGCGTCCAAGAGGCGGGCAAGGACATCGAGTTCCTCGTCAACGATGCGGGCTACAGCCCCGCCGGGCAGTTCTCGGAGCTGTCCATCGCCGACATCCGCTCGATGATCCAGGTGAGCGCTACGAGCCTCGCCGAGTTGACGAGCGTGTTCCTGCACCCCATGCTCGAACGCGGCCACGGCCGCATCCTCAACATGAGCTCGATGGTGGCGAAAACCCCCTGCCCCTACAACGCGCTGTACGGCGCGGCGAAGGCGTTCGTGCTGTCGTTCTCCACGGCGCTGTCGCGCGAGCTCAAGCACACGGGCGTGTCGGTGACCACCGCGTGCCCCGGCGCGACGCGCACGAACTTCTCGAAGAACGCCGGCATCGAAGGCGCGCCCGCGTGGAAGTACTTCTCGATGGACGCCGACGAGACGGCCGTCCGCGTGTACCGCGCGCTCATGCGCGGCGAGCGCTGCGCCGTGACCGGCTGGTACAACAAGGTGGGCGCCATCTCGGTGCGCTTCATGCCGATGGGCGCGCAGCTGCTGGCCGGCGAATGGCTGATGGGCGTGCGCAAGCACCCGCTCGACCACGAGGGAACCGAGGAAGGAGCGCCCCAGGGCCGCCGACATCACGACCACGGGCACCGGCACGACCATGAGCACGGTCGCGACCACGAGCGCGGCCACGGCCACAATCGCGACCATCACCATTGCCATGGCGATCGCCAGCGCGAGCGCGACGGCCGGGACGGCGGAACCGGCGGCCCCTCATGCCGCATCAGCTGGGATCGCTGGTAG
- a CDS encoding histidine phosphatase family protein: protein MEAGERRPGEVTFYVVRHGQTLFNVMGKVQGWCDTPLTDEGVRAAQSLGRGLAEVDFAAAYASDSGRAVHTLDELLRARAGAAVPFGPHADQRLREWCYGDLEGEPGELLHATLDAGFGAPLSFEEHNRRLPEVADVLADADCSGRAERFDVIERRLRGFFREAGDAGLARGGGNVLVVTHSFVVRTLVYLIDPERVNDPVKIPNASVTRISYDGSDFRLGEIGSTAWQRP, encoded by the coding sequence ATGGAAGCGGGGGAGCGCCGTCCCGGCGAGGTGACGTTTTACGTCGTGCGCCACGGGCAGACGCTGTTCAACGTCATGGGCAAGGTGCAGGGCTGGTGCGACACGCCGCTCACGGACGAGGGCGTGCGCGCCGCGCAATCGCTCGGTCGCGGGCTGGCGGAGGTGGATTTCGCCGCGGCGTACGCGAGCGACAGCGGCCGTGCCGTGCACACGCTCGACGAGCTGCTGCGCGCGCGGGCGGGCGCGGCGGTGCCCTTCGGCCCGCACGCCGACCAGCGTCTGCGCGAGTGGTGCTACGGCGACCTCGAGGGCGAGCCGGGCGAGCTGCTGCATGCCACGCTCGATGCGGGGTTCGGCGCGCCGCTGTCGTTCGAAGAGCACAACCGACGGTTGCCCGAGGTGGCCGACGTGCTGGCCGATGCGGACTGCTCCGGCCGCGCCGAGCGCTTCGACGTCATCGAGCGCCGCCTGCGCGGGTTCTTCCGGGAGGCCGGCGATGCGGGGCTCGCGCGCGGCGGCGGCAACGTGCTGGTGGTGACGCACTCGTTCGTCGTGCGCACGCTCGTGTACCTCATCGACCCGGAGCGCGTGAACGACCCGGTGAAAATCCCGAACGCGAGCGTCACGCGCATCTCCTACGACGGCTCCGACTTCCGGCTGGGCGAGATCGGCTCCACCGCCTGGCAGCGTCCGTAA
- a CDS encoding YbaK/EbsC family protein, whose product MAIDNVRAYLRERGMEERVLEFETSSATVELAAQAVGCEPARIAKTLSFHVGDRVALVVAAGDARIDNPKYKAQFGCKAKMLAADEAEPLIGHGVGGVCPFALNEGVDVFLDESLRRFDVVYPAAGSAASAVRLTPDELERCAAPCTWVDVCKVV is encoded by the coding sequence ATGGCTATCGACAACGTGAGAGCGTATTTGCGCGAGCGGGGCATGGAGGAGCGTGTGCTCGAGTTCGAGACGTCGAGCGCCACCGTCGAGCTGGCCGCGCAGGCGGTGGGGTGCGAGCCGGCGCGCATCGCGAAGACGCTGTCGTTCCACGTGGGCGACCGCGTCGCGCTCGTGGTGGCCGCGGGCGACGCGCGCATCGACAACCCCAAGTACAAGGCGCAGTTCGGGTGCAAGGCGAAGATGCTCGCCGCCGACGAGGCCGAGCCGCTCATCGGCCACGGCGTGGGCGGCGTGTGCCCGTTCGCGCTCAACGAGGGCGTTGACGTGTTCCTCGACGAATCGCTGCGCCGCTTCGACGTCGTGTACCCCGCCGCCGGCAGCGCCGCAAGCGCCGTGCGGCTGACGCCCGACGAGCTGGAGCGCTGCGCCGCGCCGTGCACGTGGGTCGACGTGTGCAAGGTCGTCTGA
- a CDS encoding amino acid ABC transporter ATP-binding protein codes for MTNEQPVVLLEHARKSFGDTPVLKDISLKVQPGEVVAVIGPSGGGKSTLLRCMTLLETLDAGRLAYGDLVVAEDGGSGAATYASKAVLKEAKTRFGLVFQNFNLFPHYSVLKNITDAPLHVQKRPKDEVLAAARGLLAKMGLEGKEDMVPCELSGGQQQRVAIARALALDPDVLFFDEPTSALDPELTKDVLKVIRDLAAENMTMVIVTHEMNFARDVADHIVFMDGGVIVEEGPAEQLINSPQHQRTQAFLAKFEGE; via the coding sequence ATGACCAACGAACAACCTGTCGTGCTGCTCGAACATGCGCGGAAGAGCTTCGGCGATACGCCGGTGCTCAAGGACATCTCGCTCAAGGTGCAGCCGGGCGAGGTGGTGGCCGTCATCGGGCCGTCGGGCGGCGGCAAGTCGACGTTGCTGCGCTGCATGACGCTGCTGGAGACGCTCGACGCGGGGCGCCTCGCGTACGGCGACCTCGTGGTGGCGGAAGACGGCGGGAGCGGTGCGGCGACGTATGCGTCGAAGGCCGTGCTCAAGGAGGCGAAAACGCGCTTCGGGCTGGTGTTCCAGAACTTCAACCTGTTCCCGCACTACTCGGTGCTGAAGAACATCACCGACGCGCCCCTGCACGTGCAGAAACGCCCGAAGGACGAGGTGCTGGCGGCGGCGCGCGGCCTGCTGGCGAAGATGGGCCTCGAGGGCAAGGAGGACATGGTGCCCTGCGAGCTGTCGGGCGGCCAGCAGCAGCGCGTGGCCATCGCCCGCGCGCTTGCGCTCGACCCCGACGTGCTGTTCTTCGACGAGCCCACGAGCGCGCTCGACCCCGAGCTGACGAAGGATGTGCTCAAGGTCATCCGCGACCTGGCGGCCGAGAACATGACGATGGTCATCGTGACGCACGAGATGAACTTCGCGCGCGACGTGGCCGACCACATCGTGTTCATGGACGGCGGCGTTATCGTGGAAGAGGGGCCGGCCGAGCAGCTGATCAACAGCCCCCAGCACCAGCGCACCCAAGCGTTCCTGGCGAAGTTCGAGGGGGAGTAG
- a CDS encoding amino acid ABC transporter permease, giving the protein MEFATMMELLLSGLAFTLQIFLTTLVGSLPLGVLVAFGRMSRFKPVALVTRFYISVMRGTPLMLQLMALMFGPYYLFGLQMGNDWKYWACSIGFIINYAAYFGEIYRGGIQSIPRGQYEAAEVLGYSRFQTFMKIVLPQVVKRILPAMSNEIITLVKDTSLAFVLGIMEMFSQAKAIAASQVSMLPYVIAGVIYWVFNFIVEIILTRVEKRLNYYHD; this is encoded by the coding sequence ATGGAATTCGCGACCATGATGGAGCTGTTGCTCTCGGGCTTGGCGTTCACCTTGCAGATATTCCTCACCACCCTCGTCGGCTCGCTGCCGTTGGGCGTGCTGGTGGCGTTCGGCCGCATGAGCCGGTTCAAGCCGGTCGCGCTCGTCACGCGCTTCTACATCTCGGTGATGCGCGGCACGCCCCTCATGCTGCAGCTCATGGCGCTCATGTTCGGCCCGTACTACCTGTTCGGCCTGCAGATGGGCAACGACTGGAAGTACTGGGCGTGCTCCATCGGCTTCATCATCAACTACGCGGCCTACTTCGGCGAGATCTACCGCGGCGGCATCCAGTCCATCCCGCGCGGGCAGTACGAGGCGGCCGAGGTGCTGGGCTACTCGCGCTTCCAGACGTTCATGAAGATCGTGCTTCCCCAGGTGGTCAAGCGCATCCTGCCCGCCATGAGCAACGAGATCATCACGCTGGTCAAGGACACGTCGCTCGCGTTCGTGCTGGGCATCATGGAGATGTTCAGCCAGGCGAAGGCCATCGCCGCCTCGCAGGTGAGCATGCTTCCCTACGTGATCGCGGGCGTGATCTACTGGGTGTTCAACTTCATCGTGGAAATCATCCTGACCCGCGTCGAGAAGCGGCTGAACTACTACCATGATTAG
- a CDS encoding transporter substrate-binding domain-containing protein produces the protein MKKKLVALVAAVATLALSAVMLAGCSGGGDAQNADSSTSDGSFTLAVGFDQGYPPYGYVGDDGQFTGFDLELAKAVCEKNGWELKLEPIDWDAKDALIGSGTINCIWNGFTMENREDKYTFSDPYMYNEQVVVVKKDSGMTKLEDLSGKTVLTQVDSAALHVLENDNKDEGGQAELAGTFKELQTIGDYNNAFMQLESGMVDAVACDLSIASYQMAAKPDAYVKLGVLAPENYAVGFKKGDTELAQQVTDALKALDEDGTVKQLCDKYADQGITYDNWVL, from the coding sequence ATGAAGAAGAAACTCGTTGCGCTCGTGGCCGCCGTTGCCACGCTGGCGCTGTCCGCGGTGATGCTGGCCGGGTGCTCCGGCGGCGGCGACGCGCAGAATGCCGACAGCTCGACGTCGGACGGTTCGTTCACGTTGGCAGTGGGCTTCGACCAGGGGTACCCGCCGTACGGCTACGTGGGCGACGACGGCCAGTTCACCGGTTTCGACCTGGAGCTTGCCAAGGCCGTGTGCGAGAAGAACGGTTGGGAGCTCAAGCTGGAGCCCATCGACTGGGACGCGAAGGACGCGCTCATCGGCAGCGGCACCATCAACTGCATCTGGAACGGCTTCACCATGGAGAACCGCGAGGACAAATACACGTTCTCCGATCCGTACATGTACAACGAGCAGGTGGTGGTCGTCAAGAAGGACAGCGGCATGACGAAGCTCGAGGATCTGAGTGGCAAAACGGTCCTGACGCAGGTCGATTCGGCGGCGCTCCACGTGCTGGAGAACGATAACAAGGACGAGGGCGGCCAGGCCGAGCTCGCCGGAACGTTCAAGGAACTGCAGACCATCGGCGACTACAACAACGCGTTCATGCAGCTCGAATCCGGCATGGTGGATGCGGTGGCGTGCGACCTGTCCATCGCCAGCTACCAGATGGCGGCCAAGCCCGACGCGTACGTGAAGCTGGGCGTGCTGGCTCCCGAGAACTACGCGGTTGGCTTCAAGAAGGGCGACACCGAGCTGGCCCAGCAGGTGACGGATGCGCTCAAGGCGCTTGACGAGGACGGCACCGTCAAGCAGCTGTGCGACAAGTACGCCGACCAGGGAATCACCTACGACAACTGGGTGCTGTAA
- a CDS encoding tyrosine-protein phosphatase, translating into MTEVDASVRAFGGFRLRAVDGGPLEGACLFRSASLARITEDEAAYLVGELGVRSIYDLRNRWEVASSPEPRIVGAKTLAFEPSTDRGRSDASRRLVAGVIGEYGRPEERMIRNYRRYAREFPLMGTVLRTMAAERRAALVHCEHGKDRTGVLCAVLQRIAGASEDDVMAAYLATNEANAEATEREMSQLERGMSDEERAVLRSFLEARPAYLRAFFDEIDGQAGGFAAYVRDALRLTPAQVASLCALLAR; encoded by the coding sequence GTGACGGAGGTTGACGCGAGCGTGCGCGCGTTCGGCGGCTTCCGTCTGCGCGCCGTCGACGGCGGGCCGCTCGAGGGCGCGTGCTTGTTCCGCTCGGCCTCGCTTGCGCGCATCACCGAGGACGAGGCGGCCTACCTGGTGGGCGAGCTGGGCGTTCGCTCGATCTACGATCTGCGCAACCGGTGGGAGGTCGCATCGAGCCCCGAGCCGCGCATCGTGGGCGCGAAGACGCTCGCGTTCGAGCCCTCCACCGACCGCGGGCGCTCCGACGCGTCGCGCCGCCTCGTGGCCGGCGTCATCGGCGAGTACGGCCGCCCCGAAGAGCGCATGATCCGCAACTACCGACGTTACGCGCGCGAGTTCCCCCTCATGGGCACCGTCCTGCGCACGATGGCCGCCGAGCGCCGCGCGGCGCTTGTGCACTGCGAGCACGGCAAGGACCGCACGGGCGTGCTGTGCGCCGTGCTGCAGCGCATCGCGGGGGCTTCCGAGGATGACGTCATGGCCGCGTACCTGGCTACGAACGAGGCGAACGCCGAGGCGACGGAGCGCGAGATGTCCCAGCTTGAGCGCGGGATGTCGGACGAGGAGCGGGCGGTGCTCAGGTCGTTTCTCGAGGCGCGGCCCGCGTACCTGCGCGCGTTCTTCGACGAGATCGACGGACAAGCCGGCGGATTCGCGGCGTACGTCCGCGACGCGCTGCGCTTGACGCCCGCCCAGGTGGCCAGCCTCTGCGCGCTGCTGGCTCGCTGA
- the nrfD gene encoding NrfD/PsrC family molybdoenzyme membrane anchor subunit, whose product MLQLTWSWQPALYLFLGGMGAGAFVMAAVLFLIDRTRHRLIVCVSMWAALFSLAAGLLLLLTELITPARGLLMWQSFGHFTSWMTYGAWGAFAAMAVFAVSALLATRPVGVWLAKKWAWFEKKGTTLRRVLAVIGIVLGAFVAVYTGMLLMTAESVPLWDTPLLPALFTVSAFDTGVALVELVAIVLSKKDALVPKARLLMERIVVVLVLVEGVVMAVFLASMLGADAQTAVGATAAASATLLVSGGLAPCFWGMVVVCGLAVPLAMALLGLVLHRRDGKKPGAKQHAGTALMAVGAVGALIGGCELRFLILAAGIHADVIAETVMSLIG is encoded by the coding sequence ATGTTGCAACTGACTTGGAGCTGGCAACCCGCCCTGTACCTGTTCTTGGGCGGCATGGGCGCCGGCGCGTTCGTCATGGCGGCGGTGCTGTTCCTGATCGACCGGACGCGCCACCGCCTGATCGTGTGCGTGTCGATGTGGGCCGCGCTTTTCAGCTTGGCGGCCGGTCTGCTGTTGCTGCTCACCGAGCTCATCACGCCGGCGCGCGGCCTGTTGATGTGGCAGAGCTTCGGGCACTTCACCTCGTGGATGACCTACGGTGCGTGGGGCGCGTTCGCAGCGATGGCGGTGTTCGCGGTGTCGGCGCTGCTGGCGACGAGGCCGGTGGGCGTGTGGCTGGCGAAGAAGTGGGCCTGGTTCGAGAAGAAGGGCACGACCCTACGGCGGGTGCTCGCGGTGATCGGCATCGTGTTGGGCGCGTTCGTGGCGGTGTACACGGGCATGCTGCTCATGACGGCCGAGAGCGTTCCCCTGTGGGACACTCCGTTACTGCCAGCGCTGTTCACCGTGTCGGCGTTCGACACGGGCGTGGCGCTGGTCGAGCTGGTGGCGATCGTGCTGTCGAAGAAAGACGCCCTCGTTCCCAAGGCGCGTCTGCTCATGGAGCGGATCGTCGTGGTGCTCGTGCTGGTGGAGGGCGTGGTGATGGCGGTGTTCCTGGCCAGCATGCTGGGTGCCGACGCGCAGACGGCGGTGGGCGCGACGGCCGCGGCCTCCGCGACGCTTCTGGTGTCGGGCGGCCTCGCGCCCTGTTTCTGGGGCATGGTGGTGGTGTGCGGGCTCGCGGTGCCGCTGGCCATGGCCCTCTTGGGGCTCGTGCTGCACCGGCGCGACGGCAAGAAGCCCGGCGCGAAGCAGCATGCGGGCACGGCGCTCATGGCCGTCGGTGCCGTAGGGGCGTTGATCGGCGGGTGCGAGCTGCGCTTCTTGATCCTTGCGGCCGGCATCCATGCCGACGTGATCGCCGAAACGGTGATGAGCCTGATCGGATAG
- a CDS encoding 4Fe-4S dicluster domain-containing protein produces MGVSALAVGGAVGAGSSAFAEDADAGANGSGVGDVQYGFLVDLGKCVNCELCIEACRRENRLSDDTPDRRRITLFVNAKGENVTLSTSCMHCGEPSCLRVCPAGAISKGDAGIVSVDQERCIGCKYCFQACPYEVPRYNSVAMDKCDCCLGAGVPAGETPHCVRACKFDALRYGPLDELMAQANGAAVPVAQANDPSCLLLGTRG; encoded by the coding sequence TTGGGAGTCTCGGCGCTTGCGGTCGGCGGGGCTGTAGGCGCGGGGAGCTCGGCCTTCGCCGAAGATGCGGATGCGGGCGCGAACGGCTCCGGGGTCGGAGACGTGCAATACGGTTTTCTCGTCGACCTTGGGAAGTGCGTGAACTGCGAGTTGTGCATCGAGGCGTGCCGCCGGGAGAACCGCCTGTCGGACGACACGCCCGACAGGCGGCGGATAACCCTGTTCGTGAACGCGAAAGGGGAGAACGTCACGCTGTCCACGTCGTGCATGCATTGCGGCGAGCCGAGCTGCTTGCGCGTGTGCCCGGCGGGTGCCATCTCGAAGGGCGATGCGGGCATCGTGTCGGTTGACCAGGAACGTTGCATCGGGTGCAAGTACTGCTTCCAAGCGTGCCCGTACGAGGTGCCGCGGTACAACTCCGTGGCCATGGACAAGTGCGATTGCTGTCTGGGCGCAGGCGTGCCGGCGGGCGAGACGCCGCACTGCGTGCGCGCGTGCAAGTTCGACGCGTTGCGCTACGGCCCGCTCGACGAGCTGATGGCGCAGGCGAACGGCGCGGCGGTGCCCGTCGCGCAGGCGAACGATCCGTCGTGCCTGCTGCTGGGAACGAGGGGGTGA
- a CDS encoding molybdopterin-dependent oxidoreductase, giving the protein MSTLKKTLVLGTSSVLALAGVSGGIAVAATDAGPQQDAPEAVSRDASATYVKTDIVTLDAVEGQFAFTQSETSSNEDIQKNLGASQYLCGARPTGEASAADVAPEDWQIAVGGAVANPYTATYGELVQTDEVQSLLMGCACAGNPADGKASANAEVTGISVLTMIGMAQPDANANTIVFTSADGYEVALPLSYVQRRYCPIVFDVNGAPLAESVGGVNQLWLGSTSANYFARDVVAITLEDRETPPPSPSSDEAREAYANLPNVGVLLGGDVA; this is encoded by the coding sequence ATGAGCACGTTGAAGAAAACGTTAGTGCTGGGAACCAGCTCGGTGCTGGCGCTGGCGGGCGTGAGCGGCGGCATAGCTGTGGCGGCCACCGATGCGGGGCCGCAGCAGGATGCGCCGGAGGCGGTGTCTCGCGATGCGAGCGCGACGTACGTGAAAACCGACATCGTCACGCTCGATGCGGTGGAGGGGCAGTTCGCCTTCACGCAGAGCGAGACGTCGTCCAACGAGGACATCCAGAAGAATCTCGGCGCGTCGCAGTATCTGTGCGGAGCCCGCCCGACGGGCGAGGCGTCCGCGGCGGATGTGGCTCCCGAGGATTGGCAGATCGCTGTTGGCGGCGCGGTGGCGAACCCGTACACCGCCACCTACGGCGAGCTCGTCCAGACCGATGAGGTGCAGTCGTTGCTGATGGGCTGCGCATGCGCCGGGAATCCCGCCGACGGCAAGGCGAGCGCGAACGCCGAGGTCACGGGCATCTCGGTGCTCACGATGATCGGTATGGCGCAGCCGGATGCGAACGCGAACACCATCGTGTTCACGTCGGCCGACGGCTACGAGGTGGCGCTGCCGCTGTCGTACGTGCAGCGGCGCTACTGCCCGATCGTGTTCGACGTGAACGGTGCGCCGCTGGCCGAGAGCGTGGGCGGCGTGAACCAGTTGTGGCTGGGCTCCACCTCGGCGAACTACTTCGCGCGCGACGTGGTGGCCATCACGCTCGAGGACCGCGAGACGCCCCCGCCCAGCCCGAGCAGCGACGAGGCGCGTGAGGCGTACGCCAACCTGCCGAACGTCGGTGTGCTTCTGGGCGGCGACGTCGCATGA
- a CDS encoding molybdopterin-dependent oxidoreductase, which produces MRKRAIWTTALCCAMGFSLAACVPNVEGEGDGQSRVVAGSDLPDDATLQDRIDKVQSDVEAYAPEIRTLEDGTSIQLTPDAASNQFGLNHLNGAPAAYNTQYLNADNRGCVSCHEDGLADLVNNKMDYPHIKITNNLGSDVTPMQCVHCHSEDGYSNSYDSFGSLIHGMHSRDSFKGSCLSCHDATDNGTMRLWEEAKYDVLRGFSYVENAQGRFSYEQETLTDLPQIDWMLATLDDAEVESLVKGSNGESLDSESLINDWDITVSGEVDNPVSVNLGELIKEAPSETFVTGAQCVINPEGGELIANMEITGIPMSYVLDKAGVKEGANVIYPTAPSGYTQALPVEGAENGEIYLVYKLNGEYLTYEEGAPVMVWDTDLRCLGNHTRFVSEVVVASVPEEEVHFYNGLPDREGNYFDKPNAGITNFHDGQIVEVGKPFDFTGFAQAFDEQIVAVEFSLDQGETWTTFDTSDSDETKVVWWTFAYTPENAGSYVMSIRAVSDTGKVSPYPIKVMFNAK; this is translated from the coding sequence ATGCGAAAGCGCGCTATATGGACGACGGCGCTGTGCTGTGCGATGGGGTTCTCGCTCGCAGCCTGCGTCCCGAACGTCGAAGGGGAGGGGGATGGCCAGTCTCGCGTTGTGGCGGGAAGCGACCTGCCCGATGACGCGACGCTGCAGGATCGCATAGACAAGGTCCAATCGGACGTGGAGGCCTATGCCCCCGAGATCCGCACGCTTGAGGACGGAACGAGTATCCAGCTCACGCCCGATGCTGCGTCGAACCAATTTGGATTGAACCATCTGAACGGCGCACCGGCAGCGTATAACACGCAGTATCTGAATGCCGACAACAGGGGATGTGTTTCGTGCCATGAGGATGGGCTGGCCGATCTCGTAAACAACAAGATGGACTATCCGCACATCAAGATCACGAACAACCTTGGTTCCGACGTGACGCCGATGCAGTGCGTTCACTGCCATTCGGAGGATGGCTACAGCAACAGCTACGATTCGTTCGGAAGCTTGATCCATGGCATGCACAGCCGCGATTCGTTTAAGGGCTCGTGCCTGTCGTGCCACGACGCTACCGACAATGGCACGATGCGGCTTTGGGAGGAGGCGAAGTACGATGTGCTCAGGGGCTTCTCGTATGTGGAAAATGCCCAAGGCCGTTTCTCGTACGAACAAGAAACCCTCACCGATCTGCCTCAGATCGACTGGATGTTGGCGACGCTTGACGATGCAGAGGTTGAAAGCCTGGTCAAAGGATCGAATGGGGAATCGCTCGATTCGGAAAGCCTGATCAACGATTGGGATATTACGGTGAGCGGCGAAGTCGACAATCCCGTATCGGTAAACCTTGGAGAGCTGATCAAAGAGGCTCCCAGCGAGACCTTTGTTACCGGGGCGCAGTGCGTCATCAATCCCGAAGGCGGTGAGCTCATTGCGAACATGGAGATCACGGGCATTCCGATGAGCTATGTGCTCGACAAGGCTGGCGTAAAGGAAGGCGCGAACGTCATCTACCCGACGGCACCGTCGGGCTATACCCAGGCGTTGCCTGTCGAAGGCGCTGAAAACGGCGAAATCTACCTCGTGTACAAATTGAACGGCGAGTACCTGACGTACGAAGAGGGCGCACCTGTCATGGTGTGGGACACCGATCTGCGGTGCCTGGGCAATCATACGCGATTCGTGAGCGAGGTTGTTGTCGCGAGCGTTCCTGAGGAGGAAGTGCATTTCTACAACGGTCTTCCCGATCGTGAGGGAAATTATTTCGACAAGCCAAATGCCGGCATAACGAACTTCCATGATGGGCAGATTGTCGAAGTTGGAAAACCGTTCGATTTCACGGGCTTCGCTCAGGCGTTTGACGAGCAGATTGTTGCCGTGGAGTTCTCTCTCGATCAGGGTGAAACCTGGACCACGTTCGACACGTCCGACTCCGACGAGACGAAGGTCGTGTGGTGGACGTTCGCGTATACGCCGGAAAACGCGGGGTCGTACGTGATGTCGATTCGCGCAGTCAGCGACACGGGCAAGGTGTCGCCGTATCCGATCAAGGTTATGTTCAACGCAAAGTAA
- a CDS encoding slipin family protein, producing the protein MGEKKSYFDEADEMSADDVVIATEAQFDETTTSRTGATALRWVLTLVVFALFVGAAWLAWSPVLAVVGAVAAAVLFSCMHVVLEWERSVVLRFGKFNRVAGPGLIFMIPLVEYSAATVDMRMRSTAFKAEHVLTADLVPVNVDAVLFWTVWDAGKACSEVKNYVRLVYWAAQTTLRDVMGAVNIAQLSTRREQIDREVADILERKTNEWGITVVSVEIRDIEIPDDLQESLSAEARAEREYNARIILAEVEKEISEMFVDAARTYGREDAALQLRAMSFVSDSVREKGGLVVIPSALSEAFEGLESIAKKG; encoded by the coding sequence ATGGGGGAGAAGAAGTCGTATTTCGACGAGGCGGACGAGATGAGCGCCGATGACGTCGTGATCGCGACCGAAGCGCAATTCGACGAGACGACGACGAGCCGAACCGGCGCGACGGCGCTTCGATGGGTGCTGACGCTGGTTGTGTTCGCCCTGTTCGTGGGCGCGGCGTGGCTTGCGTGGTCGCCGGTGCTCGCCGTCGTGGGCGCGGTGGCCGCCGCCGTGCTGTTCAGCTGCATGCACGTGGTTCTGGAGTGGGAGCGCTCGGTGGTCCTGCGCTTCGGCAAGTTCAACCGCGTGGCCGGCCCCGGCCTCATCTTCATGATCCCGCTCGTGGAATACTCGGCGGCCACTGTGGACATGCGCATGCGCTCGACGGCGTTCAAGGCTGAACACGTGCTGACGGCTGACCTCGTTCCCGTGAACGTGGACGCCGTGCTGTTCTGGACGGTGTGGGATGCCGGGAAGGCGTGCTCCGAGGTGAAGAACTACGTTCGCCTGGTGTACTGGGCGGCGCAGACCACCCTGCGCGACGTGATGGGCGCGGTGAACATCGCCCAGCTGAGCACGCGCCGCGAGCAGATCGACCGCGAGGTGGCCGACATCCTCGAGCGTAAGACGAACGAATGGGGCATCACCGTGGTGTCGGTGGAGATCCGCGACATCGAGATACCCGACGACCTGCAGGAATCGCTGTCCGCCGAGGCGCGCGCCGAGCGCGAGTACAACGCGCGCATCATCCTGGCCGAGGTGGAGAAGGAAATCTCGGAGATGTTCGTGGACGCCGCGCGCACGTACGGGCGCGAGGATGCGGCTCTCCAGCTGCGCGCGATGAGCTTCGTCTCCGACAGCGTGCGGGAGAAGGGCGGCCTCGTGGTCATCCCCAGCGCGCTGTCCGAGGCCTTCGAAGGGTTGGAGAGCATCGCGAAGAAGGGGTAG